In Saccharothrix violaceirubra, the following are encoded in one genomic region:
- a CDS encoding phosphotransferase enzyme family protein produces the protein MTSELPHQILDLAGNLTGIRTSGAELIRNGTNSVHRLPGRIIARIGPPESVETARHQLTVSHWLTQNDIPTVRPVADVGQPVVVSDRPVTWWKEIPNQRPAAPAELGTALRRLHTLPPPEGLLPTVDPIAGWADTIGTHAALTDDERMWITDLVARLRDRLTSAHLDTCVIHGHAWQDNVVVSGDGPPILLDLDRLGIGPRDWDLIPLAVDHTDFARITSDDYHAFLHAYGGYDTTTHPAYRTLATLMELRWTNYILGKATTDPHAAHEARHRITCLRGEIPRPWTWTAF, from the coding sequence ATGACTTCTGAGCTGCCCCATCAGATCCTCGACCTTGCCGGGAATCTGACCGGCATCCGGACATCAGGCGCCGAACTCATCCGCAACGGCACCAACAGCGTCCACCGCCTCCCCGGACGAATCATCGCCCGCATCGGACCACCGGAATCCGTCGAAACCGCCCGACACCAGCTCACCGTGTCCCACTGGTTGACGCAGAACGACATCCCGACCGTGCGGCCCGTCGCCGACGTCGGGCAACCTGTCGTGGTGTCGGACCGTCCGGTCACCTGGTGGAAAGAGATCCCGAACCAGCGACCCGCTGCACCCGCCGAACTGGGCACAGCGCTACGGCGACTGCACACCCTGCCACCACCCGAGGGTCTGCTCCCCACCGTCGATCCGATCGCAGGCTGGGCCGACACCATCGGCACCCACGCGGCACTCACCGACGACGAGCGCATGTGGATCACCGATCTCGTCGCCCGACTGCGCGACCGACTGACGTCCGCACACCTGGACACGTGCGTGATCCACGGCCACGCCTGGCAGGACAACGTCGTCGTCTCCGGCGACGGACCTCCGATCCTGCTCGATCTGGACCGCCTCGGCATCGGCCCACGGGACTGGGACCTCATCCCGCTCGCCGTCGACCACACCGACTTCGCCCGGATCACTTCAGACGACTACCACGCCTTCTTACACGCTTACGGCGGTTATGACACCACCACCCACCCCGCCTACCGCACCCTGGCCACTCTCATGGAACTCCGCTGGACCAACTACATCCTCGGCAAAGCCACCACCGACCCCCACGCCGCACACGAAGCCCGACACCGCATCACCTGCCTTCGAGGCGAAATCCCCAGACCCTGGACCTGGACCGCCTTCTGA
- a CDS encoding prenyltransferase/squalene oxidase repeat-containing protein: MSGGRSLTALLCVVGLLSGATGVASATLDDAAANSRWLAARLSPDGTLENPLGGALPDHGLMIDVLFALTASGERARAEPIVGYLDGHAKDYFTWDGLAPGSGFDAIIVGGATAKVLVAAQVAGRDPRAFGGYDMVAETLATIRRSGPDIGRISDYTKNPDFADFIGNNANVFGQALGVVGLAAAGASDRPAIDKLVTQQCAEGYFRIFFALVPTDETGDHVTPDGHKVSSCDEGKAFGVSPPDGDATAMGLSALLAARATGEPGLDEPVSRAVEWLRANQKPDGGWGGGVGTEAANTNSTGLAVQALAAAGGADAAVVAGTAFLKSAQVSAADPGPALTDQVGAIAYTPADYQAARTGGIVGVDTWIRAGAQASLGLSRVSFLDLALGRRPSDPPPVTASPTVPAPPPAPPRAPAPVTVIRTAAPAPVAAAPPATRPDTVTGRLAAYLAGGLVGGDHVEVEQDGGRFVDYDATADVVLALRTLGGQDEAVARASRFLLRPESIRAYAHGEPYETGSAYAEPLAKLSIVARFLRADGARDVDGVVDETTRSLATRVRDGDVVDTGANGTPDTTRRAWGITARTAAGADASDARRELAESQCADGLFPVEQHGKPCAKGDLRATSVAAVALNSGPEPSAEVTVALVRAAKALTARTGDDGLVAGPDRRPDLALSAAAASGRQAAGLDASDTARALALFAREDGGFAAEPGGPSDFATSLAAAPGVAGRSWTAVAGAPVTPALRLPLDEGGARATVPVAQALPVWFPPGFAAFALLVAVGFGLRRAVVRRQGRVAS, encoded by the coding sequence GTGTCCGGAGGCCGGTCCCTGACCGCTCTCCTCTGCGTCGTCGGCCTCCTCTCGGGTGCGACGGGGGTCGCGTCGGCGACCCTCGACGACGCCGCCGCCAACTCCCGGTGGCTCGCCGCGCGACTGTCCCCCGACGGCACGCTGGAGAACCCGCTCGGCGGCGCGTTGCCCGACCACGGGCTCATGATCGACGTGTTGTTCGCGTTGACCGCGTCCGGGGAGCGCGCCCGCGCCGAGCCGATCGTCGGCTACCTCGACGGGCACGCCAAGGACTACTTCACGTGGGACGGGTTGGCGCCGGGCAGCGGTTTCGACGCGATCATCGTCGGCGGCGCGACGGCGAAGGTGCTCGTCGCCGCCCAGGTCGCGGGGCGCGATCCCCGGGCGTTCGGCGGGTACGACATGGTCGCCGAGACCCTCGCGACGATCCGCCGTTCGGGACCGGACATCGGGCGGATCAGCGACTACACCAAGAACCCCGACTTCGCGGACTTCATCGGCAACAACGCCAACGTCTTCGGGCAGGCGCTCGGCGTGGTCGGCCTGGCCGCCGCCGGTGCGAGCGACCGGCCGGCGATCGACAAGCTCGTGACGCAGCAGTGCGCCGAGGGCTACTTCCGGATCTTCTTCGCGCTGGTCCCGACCGACGAGACCGGCGACCACGTCACGCCGGACGGGCACAAGGTGTCCAGTTGCGACGAGGGCAAGGCGTTCGGCGTCTCCCCTCCGGACGGGGACGCCACGGCCATGGGCCTGTCCGCGCTGCTGGCCGCGCGGGCGACCGGCGAGCCGGGCCTGGACGAGCCGGTCTCGCGCGCGGTGGAGTGGTTGCGCGCCAACCAGAAGCCCGACGGCGGCTGGGGCGGCGGTGTGGGCACGGAGGCGGCCAACACCAACAGCACCGGGCTCGCGGTGCAGGCACTGGCGGCGGCCGGCGGCGCCGACGCGGCCGTGGTCGCCGGGACGGCGTTCCTGAAGTCCGCGCAGGTGTCCGCGGCCGATCCTGGCCCCGCGCTGACCGACCAGGTCGGCGCGATCGCCTACACCCCGGCCGACTACCAGGCCGCGCGCACGGGCGGCATCGTCGGCGTCGACACGTGGATCAGGGCCGGCGCGCAGGCGTCGCTGGGCTTGTCGCGGGTGTCGTTCCTGGACCTGGCCCTCGGCCGGCGGCCGAGCGACCCGCCGCCGGTCACCGCGTCACCGACCGTGCCGGCGCCTCCCCCGGCCCCGCCCAGGGCACCCGCGCCGGTCACCGTGATCCGCACGGCCGCACCGGCTCCGGTGGCCGCCGCGCCGCCCGCTACCCGGCCCGACACCGTCACCGGACGGCTGGCCGCCTACCTCGCCGGCGGGCTCGTCGGCGGCGACCACGTCGAGGTCGAGCAGGACGGCGGCCGGTTCGTCGACTACGACGCCACGGCCGACGTCGTGCTCGCCCTGCGGACGTTGGGCGGCCAGGACGAGGCCGTGGCCAGGGCGTCACGCTTCCTGCTGCGGCCGGAGTCGATCCGGGCCTACGCCCACGGCGAGCCCTACGAGACCGGTTCCGCCTATGCCGAGCCGCTGGCCAAGCTCTCGATCGTCGCCCGGTTCCTGCGTGCGGACGGCGCCCGTGACGTCGACGGCGTCGTGGACGAGACGACCCGGTCCCTGGCCACACGGGTGCGGGACGGGGATGTGGTCGACACCGGGGCCAACGGCACGCCGGACACCACGCGTCGGGCGTGGGGCATCACGGCCCGCACGGCGGCCGGGGCGGACGCTTCGGACGCACGCCGCGAACTCGCCGAAAGCCAGTGCGCGGACGGCCTCTTCCCTGTCGAACAACACGGAAAGCCTTGTGCGAAGGGCGATCTCCGGGCGACTTCGGTCGCGGCCGTGGCGCTGAACTCCGGTCCGGAACCGTCGGCCGAGGTGACCGTCGCGCTCGTCCGCGCGGCCAAGGCGCTCACCGCGCGCACCGGTGACGACGGCCTGGTGGCCGGTCCCGACCGGCGACCCGACCTCGCGCTGAGCGCGGCGGCGGCGAGCGGCCGGCAGGCCGCCGGGCTGGACGCGAGCGACACCGCGCGGGCGTTGGCGCTGTTCGCCCGCGAGGACGGTGGTTTCGCGGCGGAACCCGGCGGGCCGTCCGACTTCGCCACCAGTCTCGCCGCCGCGCCGGGCGTCGCGGGCCGGTCGTGGACCGCGGTCGCCGGGGCGCCGGTGACACCGGCGCTGCGCCTCCCTCTCGACGAGGGCGGGGCCCGCGCGACCGTGCCCGTCGCCCAGGCCCTGCCGGTCTGGTTCCCGCCCGGCTTCGCCGCGTTCGCCCTGCTCGTCGCGGTCGGCTTCGGCCTGCGCCGGGCGGTAGTCCGCCGACAGGGGCGGGTCGCGTCGTGA
- a CDS encoding ankyrin repeat domain-containing protein, which yields MPDLPARPNLTQLRHQAKDLLHAAQRGERDALARIRTVSDRVILASAQLATAREHGFSSWAKLKLEVDRRDILNYRDLSRLAALLAEHPESAATKMEHWSDHPEGADLLGYLATLRFDHRRLGLPHDLSGTGAVARTLIDAGAPVDGRPGDKETPLITAASYGDAEVAKVLIEAGADIDAVSAPDSGGVPGSTALKHAAVFGMTEVLDLLVAAGTRIDSLEMAAAAGDIGDWPLHRSPLQSRLRALVFAADHQRLEVIDQLVAAGTPVNQADAEWQRLPLHIAARNGRPASVRRLLAHGADPDLRDPRHHRTPLQWCRPENRDLDSPGHEEVDALLRPLTRHQAAPTSPSSGS from the coding sequence ATGCCCGACCTTCCCGCGCGACCGAACCTGACCCAGTTGCGGCACCAGGCCAAGGATCTGCTGCACGCGGCGCAACGTGGCGAGCGCGACGCGCTTGCCCGAATCCGGACGGTGTCCGATCGGGTCATCCTCGCCTCGGCGCAACTGGCCACCGCCCGCGAACACGGGTTCTCCAGTTGGGCCAAGCTCAAGCTTGAGGTCGACCGCCGCGACATTCTCAATTACCGCGACCTGTCCCGCCTGGCCGCGCTGTTGGCAGAGCATCCCGAGTCGGCCGCCACGAAGATGGAGCACTGGTCCGACCATCCCGAAGGCGCCGACCTGCTCGGCTACCTGGCCACGCTGCGATTTGACCACCGCCGTCTCGGCCTGCCCCACGACCTGTCCGGCACCGGCGCTGTCGCCAGAACGCTGATCGATGCCGGGGCACCGGTCGACGGGCGCCCCGGCGACAAGGAAACTCCGCTGATCACCGCCGCCAGCTACGGCGATGCCGAGGTCGCCAAGGTCCTGATCGAGGCCGGCGCGGACATCGATGCCGTCTCCGCACCCGACTCCGGAGGAGTACCAGGCAGCACCGCGCTGAAACACGCGGCGGTCTTCGGCATGACCGAGGTCCTCGACCTCCTGGTGGCCGCCGGAACCCGCATCGACAGCCTGGAGATGGCCGCCGCAGCAGGAGACATCGGCGACTGGCCGCTGCACCGATCCCCCCTGCAAAGCCGGCTGCGAGCGCTGGTGTTCGCCGCCGACCACCAGCGCTTGGAGGTCATCGACCAACTCGTCGCCGCCGGTACCCCGGTCAACCAGGCCGACGCCGAATGGCAGCGGCTGCCACTGCACATCGCCGCACGGAACGGCCGGCCCGCCAGTGTCCGACGGCTGCTCGCCCACGGCGCCGACCCCGACCTGCGCGACCCCCGACACCACCGCACACCGTTGCAGTGGTGCCGGCCGGAGAACCGCGACCTCGACAGCCCGGGGCACGAGGAGGTGGACGCCCTCCTCCGGCCGCTCACCCGACACCAGGCCGCACCGACATCCCCATCCTCGGGTTCCTGA
- a CDS encoding asparaginase, whose protein sequence is MPTSQSTVAVVGLGGTIAMTATPDGGVAPALSAEQLVAAVPGLADTGITIEVADFRRVPGASLTFADLTALADTIRRLCAKGVDGVVVTQGTDTIEETAYFLDLRLDLPQPVVVTGAMRNPTLAGADGPANLLAAVRTAASPTTRNLGCVVVFADEIHAAHRVRKTHTTTCATFASPDGGPLGHLVEGTPRILNHTTRHPMPAGIDTRGDVRVGLVTATLGDDGHHLSTLDGHVDGLVVAAFGAGHVPATWIDPLDKLARRVPVVLASRTGSGPVLTATYGFPGSERDLLDRGLVNAGFLHPLKARILLHALLSADADHDTITAAFADAGHTTPGDRHPQP, encoded by the coding sequence GTGCCGACTTCGCAGTCCACGGTCGCGGTGGTCGGTCTGGGCGGCACGATCGCCATGACCGCCACCCCTGACGGGGGCGTGGCCCCGGCCCTGTCCGCCGAACAACTCGTCGCCGCCGTACCCGGCCTGGCCGACACCGGCATCACGATCGAGGTCGCCGACTTCCGACGAGTACCCGGCGCGTCCCTGACCTTCGCCGACCTCACCGCTCTCGCCGACACCATCCGCAGGCTGTGCGCCAAGGGCGTCGACGGCGTGGTGGTCACCCAGGGCACCGACACCATCGAGGAAACCGCCTACTTCCTCGACCTGCGCCTGGACCTCCCCCAACCGGTCGTGGTCACCGGGGCGATGCGCAACCCCACCCTGGCCGGCGCCGACGGACCAGCCAATCTCCTCGCGGCCGTCCGCACCGCCGCATCCCCGACCACCCGGAACCTCGGCTGCGTGGTCGTGTTCGCCGACGAGATCCACGCCGCCCACCGCGTCCGCAAAACCCACACCACCACCTGTGCCACCTTCGCCTCGCCCGACGGCGGACCGCTGGGCCACCTCGTCGAAGGCACACCCCGCATCCTCAACCACACCACCCGACACCCCATGCCCGCGGGCATCGACACCCGAGGGGACGTCCGCGTCGGCCTGGTCACCGCCACCCTCGGCGACGACGGCCACCACCTGTCCACACTGGACGGACACGTGGACGGGCTCGTGGTCGCCGCGTTCGGCGCCGGACACGTCCCCGCCACCTGGATCGACCCGCTCGATAAGCTCGCCCGCCGCGTCCCCGTCGTGCTCGCCTCCCGCACCGGCTCCGGCCCGGTGCTCACCGCCACCTACGGGTTCCCCGGCTCCGAACGCGACCTGCTCGACCGCGGCCTGGTCAACGCCGGATTCCTCCACCCGCTCAAAGCCCGCATCCTCCTGCACGCACTCCTGTCCGCCGACGCCGACCACGACACCATCACCGCCGCCTTCGCCGACGCGGGCCACACCACCCCGGGAGACCGCCATCCGCAGCCGTGA
- a CDS encoding alpha/beta hydrolase, which translates to MGADRAVVFVHGGGVTRDEGGFFTRLAAGLGEAGVASLRFDLRGHGESEGHQEELTLSTILNDISAAVDRVREVTGVEAASLLGASFAGGITGYYTAKRPDEVDRLVMINPLLDYRKRFVDDKPYWTDGRIDDVAGRELADRGFVAHSPTFRLGRALLNEVFWLKPGEVLSEIARPTLIVHGTRDTFIPVESSRAAARTLRAEHRLVEIEGAQHGIAVHDDPRYLDPQTREWQAFTIRTVTDWITGCG; encoded by the coding sequence GTGGGTGCCGACCGTGCGGTGGTGTTCGTGCACGGCGGTGGCGTGACGCGGGACGAGGGCGGCTTCTTCACCAGATTGGCCGCCGGGCTGGGCGAAGCCGGGGTGGCCAGCCTGCGTTTCGACCTGCGCGGTCACGGCGAGAGCGAGGGTCACCAAGAGGAGTTGACGCTCTCGACCATCCTCAACGACATCTCGGCGGCCGTCGACCGGGTCCGCGAGGTGACCGGTGTGGAGGCGGCGAGTCTGCTGGGTGCGAGCTTCGCGGGTGGCATCACCGGCTACTACACCGCCAAGCGGCCGGACGAGGTGGACCGGCTGGTCATGATCAACCCGCTGCTCGACTACCGGAAGCGGTTTGTCGACGACAAGCCGTACTGGACCGACGGCCGCATCGACGACGTCGCCGGCCGGGAGTTGGCGGATCGGGGGTTCGTGGCGCACTCGCCGACCTTCAGGCTCGGTCGGGCGCTGCTCAACGAGGTGTTCTGGCTCAAGCCCGGCGAGGTGTTGTCCGAGATCGCCCGTCCGACGCTCATCGTCCATGGCACACGGGACACGTTCATCCCTGTGGAGTCCTCGCGGGCCGCCGCGAGGACGTTGCGAGCCGAGCACCGCCTGGTGGAGATCGAGGGCGCGCAACACGGTATCGCGGTGCACGACGACCCGCGGTACCTCGACCCGCAGACCCGGGAGTGGCAGGCGTTCACCATTCGTACCGTGACCGATTGGATCACCGGCTGCGGCTGA
- a CDS encoding zinc finger protein, producing the protein MARRFRWLPHDGGRHAVPVGLAAGADGATLCGLAVTAPSTSPPRHPHGCWPTCTACDTAWRRAEGIPLPSERRRTGGPPEQARGTTAVVVVGRLPDGQVRSSVVAHVPGLLDAALDLHTVAQSEMDES; encoded by the coding sequence GTGGCGCGCAGGTTCCGGTGGTTGCCCCACGACGGCGGTCGGCACGCCGTCCCGGTCGGGCTGGCGGCCGGGGCCGACGGGGCGACGTTGTGCGGTCTGGCGGTGACTGCCCCGTCCACGTCGCCGCCCCGCCACCCGCACGGGTGTTGGCCCACCTGCACCGCCTGCGACACCGCCTGGCGGCGAGCCGAGGGCATCCCGTTGCCCTCCGAACGCCGGCGAACCGGCGGGCCTCCCGAGCAAGCACGGGGTACGACGGCGGTCGTGGTCGTGGGTCGACTGCCCGACGGACAGGTCAGGTCCTCGGTCGTCGCCCACGTTCCCGGCCTGCTCGACGCCGCACTCGACCTCCACACCGTCGCCCAGTCCGAAATGGACGAATCGTGA
- a CDS encoding radical SAM protein, with the protein MKVPRAVVSDEAAVGLLTGHGSFVPDVTPVQLLNRATDPMLPVVKPHLFAVLRALDVLGLTNHVLVITRWRVGPEDCAVLNSLRHLKVTVLVTWSGIDDDRVEPVDSGVAETSLKTLFAHARRYRVVHYWRPVVPGLNDSEVHLARGAELGRFAHATVFTGLFFRDEIRDYYRAHGLPEPYGEVARRKIMPEDLEARVLGAVAAGPGDAAAVFRKTSCAVAYAHGLPDYNGHYGVRELCDICPVAQLDRCAGVWRRPDPDVAAGLVEAAGGRLVEVGDRAVVVEGLDEQARYPIQHRLGFQVHDAARPHHRRRHGRADLGWPSAARSAS; encoded by the coding sequence ATGAAGGTGCCGCGGGCGGTGGTGTCGGACGAGGCTGCGGTGGGGTTGTTGACCGGGCACGGGTCGTTCGTGCCGGATGTGACGCCGGTGCAGTTGTTGAACCGGGCGACCGATCCGATGTTGCCGGTGGTGAAGCCGCATCTGTTCGCGGTGTTGCGGGCGTTGGACGTGTTGGGGTTGACCAACCACGTGTTGGTGATCACCCGGTGGCGGGTCGGTCCGGAGGATTGTGCGGTGTTGAACTCGTTGCGGCATCTGAAGGTGACGGTGTTGGTGACGTGGTCGGGGATCGACGATGACCGGGTGGAGCCGGTGGACTCCGGGGTGGCGGAGACGTCGTTGAAGACCCTGTTCGCGCACGCGCGGCGGTATCGGGTGGTGCACTACTGGCGGCCGGTGGTGCCGGGGTTGAACGACTCGGAGGTCCACCTCGCGCGGGGTGCGGAGTTGGGGCGGTTCGCGCACGCGACGGTGTTCACGGGGTTGTTCTTCCGGGACGAGATCCGGGACTACTACCGGGCGCACGGCCTGCCGGAGCCGTACGGGGAGGTGGCGCGGCGCAAGATCATGCCCGAGGATCTGGAGGCCCGGGTTCTGGGCGCGGTGGCGGCGGGGCCGGGTGATGCGGCGGCGGTGTTCCGCAAGACCTCGTGCGCGGTGGCCTACGCGCACGGCCTGCCGGACTACAACGGGCACTACGGGGTGCGGGAGTTGTGCGACATCTGCCCGGTCGCGCAGCTCGACCGGTGTGCGGGGGTCTGGCGGCGGCCGGACCCGGACGTGGCGGCCGGGTTGGTGGAGGCGGCGGGTGGTCGGTTGGTGGAGGTGGGCGACCGCGCCGTGGTGGTGGAGGGGCTGGACGAACAGGCGCGGTATCCGATCCAGCACCGGTTGGGGTTCCAGGTCCACGACGCGGCCAGGCCGCATCACCGTCGTCGACACGGCCGGGCGGACCTGGGGTGGCCTTCGGCGGCGAGGAGTGCGTCATGA
- a CDS encoding 3'-5' exonuclease — protein MNGPEEELPEVLRDRRLVVLDLEGDGGSPPGIVEIAVLPVDGPVAAKDVRSWLVNPGRPIGVHARRVHGITDVQVAGKPLWHGVGPEVLGWVRDRVVVAHNAPVDRKVLAAHLPAWRPTLVLDTLRLARRVWPDLSSHSLEALTAHAGIEPEGRAHRAGADVWSTWRVFLLLVQGLSWERVVELAAVPLPVEESEVGLW, from the coding sequence ATGAACGGACCTGAGGAGGAGCTGCCGGAGGTGTTGCGGGACCGGCGGTTGGTGGTGCTGGACCTGGAGGGGGACGGGGGTTCGCCACCGGGGATCGTGGAGATCGCTGTGTTGCCGGTCGACGGTCCGGTCGCCGCAAAAGATGTGCGGTCGTGGTTGGTGAATCCGGGTCGGCCGATCGGGGTGCACGCGCGGCGGGTGCACGGGATCACCGACGTGCAGGTGGCCGGCAAACCGTTGTGGCACGGGGTCGGGCCGGAGGTGCTGGGCTGGGTGCGGGACCGGGTGGTGGTCGCGCACAACGCCCCGGTCGACCGGAAGGTGCTGGCCGCGCACCTGCCCGCGTGGCGTCCCACGCTGGTGTTGGACACGTTGCGCCTGGCGCGTCGGGTGTGGCCGGACCTGTCCTCGCACTCGTTGGAGGCGTTGACCGCCCACGCCGGGATCGAACCCGAGGGGCGGGCGCATCGGGCGGGCGCGGACGTGTGGAGTACGTGGCGGGTGTTCCTGCTGCTGGTCCAGGGGTTGTCGTGGGAGCGGGTGGTGGAACTGGCCGCCGTGCCCCTTCCCGTGGAGGAGTCGGAGGTCGGGTTGTGGTGA
- a CDS encoding AAA family ATPase gives MTDLVERPVVLGVLGTHSTGKSTFLARLAHDLRRDGVQVSTVADLGEQAQRAGLPILRNHTWASTLWIVTRGVSDELAAWPHCDVLLVDRPVPDALGYYRAALADRCETSDPEVTARLHRLVVDHSRHYDLLYRTVVDPGIPLGVDKPRDTDAEFRLLVDHHLGVVLDEFALPHRLLHADGHDHALNQAHRDVLHALTHPARA, from the coding sequence GTGACCGACCTCGTGGAACGGCCCGTGGTGCTGGGTGTGTTGGGGACGCATTCGACGGGCAAGAGCACGTTCCTGGCCCGCCTGGCGCACGACCTCCGGCGGGACGGGGTGCAGGTGTCGACGGTGGCGGATCTGGGTGAGCAGGCGCAGCGGGCGGGGTTGCCGATCCTGCGCAACCACACCTGGGCCTCCACGCTGTGGATCGTCACCCGGGGCGTCAGCGACGAACTCGCCGCCTGGCCCCACTGCGACGTCCTCTTGGTCGACCGGCCCGTCCCCGACGCGCTGGGCTACTACCGCGCCGCCCTGGCGGACCGGTGCGAGACCTCCGACCCCGAGGTGACGGCCCGGTTGCACCGGCTGGTGGTTGACCACAGCCGCCACTACGACCTGCTCTACCGCACCGTGGTCGACCCCGGCATCCCGTTGGGCGTCGACAAACCCCGGGACACCGACGCGGAGTTCCGACTGCTGGTCGACCACCACCTCGGGGTGGTGCTCGACGAGTTCGCGCTGCCGCACCGGCTGCTGCACGCCGACGGCCACGACCACGCCCTGAACCAAGCGCATCGGGACGTCCTGCACGCCCTGACCCACCCGGCCCGCGCCTGA
- a CDS encoding PPC domain-containing DNA-binding protein, whose translation MGRTFAVVFDHQDDFFPALDDFCRHNNVRHAFVPGFIAGFSQADLVATCTPPDDPHAPVWDSIRLDHVEALGSGTLAYDQTTDSVHPHIHVAVGRKHHNATGHTSHLLAAHVQFLTEMLIVEVTDPELHRRRNPDLYDVPQLHFHPR comes from the coding sequence CTGGGCCGCACCTTCGCCGTCGTGTTCGACCACCAGGACGACTTCTTCCCCGCCCTCGACGACTTCTGCCGACACAACAACGTCCGCCACGCCTTCGTCCCCGGCTTCATCGCCGGATTCAGCCAGGCCGACCTCGTCGCCACCTGCACCCCACCCGACGACCCCCACGCCCCCGTGTGGGACAGCATCCGCCTCGACCACGTCGAAGCACTCGGCTCCGGAACCCTCGCCTACGACCAGACCACGGACTCGGTCCACCCCCACATCCACGTCGCCGTCGGCCGCAAACACCACAACGCCACCGGACACACCAGCCACCTGCTGGCCGCCCACGTCCAGTTCCTCACCGAAATGCTCATCGTCGAAGTCACCGACCCCGAACTCCACCGCCGCCGCAACCCCGACCTCTACGACGTCCCCCAACTCCACTTCCACCCACGCTGA
- a CDS encoding helix-turn-helix transcriptional regulator, with translation MNDDQIPPAPESAGEELARQIRQRRDQAGLSQPKLARMIGYTRQYISRAERPNHNLPSIDLVRALDAALDARGALMSLREKAKKERTNLHMQNGANGSDLLHTGDPSTDSQDAFDLETRPRWRVGHSEVAHVRLMTSALAASENLYGGGMSGEVASAQLRSARRLLDASATPAIRAELFEAVGNLASVVGYAAFDIGDHTTARRCFDFSLSCADEAGSWELRAATLADLARHSTYRGDFDNALTSIELAHVRADRLTLTTRAMIGSIRARLLAFTDRHNEAKTQLTHADDCFADRHLDPIPAWMTYYDEAEHAGSTSRTATALALTTGEPDDAFHRLETAVSRYTDAYPRSRTFARLQLATLHMRIGDPREAAALGRAALPDATTIRSRRIADELGALRETARRHQVITEVAELAEALDTMDHDF, from the coding sequence GTGAACGACGACCAGATCCCACCGGCACCCGAAAGCGCAGGCGAGGAACTCGCCCGACAGATCCGACAACGCCGCGACCAGGCAGGACTCAGCCAGCCGAAGCTCGCCCGCATGATCGGCTACACCCGCCAGTACATCTCCAGAGCCGAACGCCCCAACCACAACCTGCCGTCGATCGACCTGGTCAGGGCCCTCGACGCCGCCCTCGACGCTCGCGGAGCACTGATGTCGCTTCGCGAGAAAGCCAAGAAAGAACGCACCAACCTGCACATGCAGAACGGTGCGAACGGGTCGGATTTGCTTCATACCGGCGACCCGTCGACCGATTCCCAAGATGCATTCGATCTGGAGACCCGGCCACGCTGGCGAGTCGGTCACTCGGAAGTGGCCCACGTCCGATTGATGACCAGCGCTCTGGCAGCCAGTGAGAACCTCTACGGCGGCGGAATGTCCGGCGAGGTCGCGTCCGCGCAACTGCGTTCGGCCCGCCGACTGCTCGACGCCTCTGCCACCCCGGCCATCCGCGCCGAACTGTTCGAAGCCGTCGGGAACCTCGCGAGCGTCGTGGGCTACGCCGCCTTCGACATCGGCGACCACACCACAGCCCGCCGGTGCTTCGACTTCAGTCTGTCCTGCGCGGACGAAGCAGGATCATGGGAACTGCGCGCCGCGACCCTGGCCGACCTGGCACGCCACTCCACCTACCGTGGAGACTTCGACAACGCGCTCACCTCAATAGAGTTGGCCCACGTCCGCGCCGACCGGCTCACCTTGACCACGCGGGCGATGATCGGCTCCATCCGCGCACGGCTACTCGCGTTCACCGACCGACACAACGAGGCCAAGACCCAACTCACCCACGCGGACGACTGCTTTGCCGACCGACACCTGGACCCGATCCCGGCGTGGATGACCTACTACGACGAAGCGGAACACGCGGGAAGCACCTCCCGGACGGCCACTGCCCTCGCACTCACGACCGGCGAACCGGACGACGCCTTCCACCGCCTGGAGACCGCAGTCTCCCGATACACGGACGCGTATCCCCGCTCACGAACCTTTGCACGGCTACAACTCGCGACACTGCACATGAGGATCGGAGACCCGCGCGAAGCCGCCGCGCTCGGACGCGCGGCACTTCCCGATGCGACGACCATCCGTTCACGCCGCATCGCCGATGAACTGGGTGCCCTCCGCGAGACCGCCCGGCGCCACCAGGTCATCACCGAGGTAGCGGAGTTGGCAGAGGCACTGGACACGATGGACCATGACTTCTGA